The sequence below is a genomic window from Pleurocapsa sp. PCC 7327.
CTTCTGCCTTGCCTTTAGCACGGTTGATGTCTGCTTGTGCCTGTTGTTCGGCTTCCTGGGCGATGTAAACGGCTCGTTGAGCGCGTTGTTCGGCAATTTGTTTCTCTTCTACCGCTCTGGCAAACTCAGGAGAGAAAGTGAGATCGACAACGCTAGTATCTAACACGATAATCCCATACTTCTCTAAGCGTTCGCCCAGCGCATTATCAAAGTCTTGTTTGAGTTCGCTTCTTTGGGTAATGGCTTGTTCTACCGTTCTCTTAGCCGCAGCAATTTTGAAAGATTCTTGAGTTTGAGGCGCGATAATTTTGGAGACAATATTTTGTAAGGTACCTTGTTTTCTTCTAATGTCCACTACTTGCACGGGATCGAGACGAAAGTTGATAGCAAAGCTAGCCGATAAATCCTGAAGATCCTTAGTCGAACTCTGTGCGGGAACTTCAAACTTCTGCACCGTGACATCATAAATATCGACAGTGGAAACAAAAGGAGGCTTGAAATGCAGCCCTTCTAGCAATGCCCCGTCTCTCGCTTTCCCCAAAATACTTAATACTCCCGCCTGTCCGGGGTTGACGATGACAAAAGAATTAAAACCAATTAAAACGATTAAAGCAATAATAAGTCCGCCGAGTAGGGATTGCCAATTTGTCGAAGCCTGAGATTTCACGGGTTGCTCTCCTTCTGGTATGCGATTCGCCCATCCGCATCATACAGAAAAAAATGCCCTCTGGTTTGACTGCTTACTTTTGATGCTCGCCCATCTGAGGCACGAATCGCTGCTTGAATCTTAGGAGCCAAAGTTAAAACACATGTTATAACTTAAGAAAAAGAAAACAATCGATCTCGCACCTGGGCACATCGTAAGTCATTATGGCAATGCAACTCAAAATCAGAAAAATTGGCAACTCTTATGGTGTCATCTTTCCCAGTGAAATGATATCTCGACTCAAAGTAGCTGAAGGAGATTCCGTATACGTCACTGAGTCTGCTGAAGGATACAACATCTCTGCTTTCGATCCTGACTTTGCAGAAACAATGGCTGCTTTTGAAGAAACCTACCGCCAGTATCGCAATGCTTTCAAGGAACTTGCCAAGTGACCGGCAGAGAATCTGTATGGTTATCAGAAAAGGCTATTAAAGCTATTTATGAAATTCTGATAGCCAGAACTGGTGGTACTTTTGGAGTGCTAGACCCAGGAATGCTTGAGTCTACCCTAGCTAAACCCAAAAATCTTTACTACTACAGCGATCGCGCTTCTATTTTCAGGCTTGCCGCAACCTATGGCTATGGTTTTATTAAAAATCATTGCTTCGTTGATGGCAATAAAAGGGTAGCTTTAGCTGCGGTTGCTGTTTTTCTCATCAGAAATGGCTACCGACTGAATGCAAGTGAAGTTGAAGCTGCGACATTCTTTCTCAATTTAGCAAGCAGAATTGAAAGCCAGGATGAGGGAATAGATCGCCTGACGGAATGGATTGAGAAGAACAGCAATCCTATAGAGAAAAGCGATCCAAATACTTTTTGAAGCAGCTAGAAAAGTTTACCCATTAGATAGTTAATTTGTACCTGTTCGGTTTGACTGAAGTCGCGATCGCAACGACTCTTAAGACTCAGAAATTATTCCGGCTAGCATTATCCCCCTTCCAAAATCCTCCCTCTACAATAGAAGTGTGAAGAAAGTTTGCAGGCTTGGGATATGAAACGCATCGTTGTCATTACTGGGTTTGAATCATTCAACGCCGATCTATACCGAAAAGCGGCACAGTTAGCGACTTCTCGATGTGAGGGATTAGAGGTGCAGGTATTTAGCGATCGCTCTCTCATGACGGAACCTGAAACAATAGAAAAAGCCCTCAAAGATGCCCAAGTCTTTTTTGCTAGCTTAATCTTCGATTACGACCAAGTAATGTGGTTGCGTCAGAGGGTGCAGCACATTCCTATCCGCCTCGTCTTCGAGTCCGCACTCGAATTAATGAGTCTCACGCAACTGGGTAAATTCTCCATTGGCGACAAACCCAAAGGAATGCCCAAACCCGTTCAATTCATCCTCAGCAAATTCTCTAGCGGCAGGGAAGAAGACAAACTCGCTGGATATATCAGCTTCTTAAAAACGGGGCCCAAACTCCTCAAATTCATCCCTCTACAAAAAGTTCAAGACTTGCGAAACTGGTTGATCGTCTATGGGTACTGGAATGCTGGCGGTTCGGACAATTTCGCTGCCATGTGTTGGACTATTGCAGATAAATATTTAGGATTGAAAGTAGGAGACAT
It includes:
- a CDS encoding prohibitin family protein gives rise to the protein MKSQASTNWQSLLGGLIIALIVLIGFNSFVIVNPGQAGVLSILGKARDGALLEGLHFKPPFVSTVDIYDVTVQKFEVPAQSSTKDLQDLSASFAINFRLDPVQVVDIRRKQGTLQNIVSKIIAPQTQESFKIAAAKRTVEQAITQRSELKQDFDNALGERLEKYGIIVLDTSVVDLTFSPEFARAVEEKQIAEQRAQRAVYIAQEAEQQAQADINRAKGKAEAQRLLAETLKAQGGALVLQKEAIESWREGGAQMPRVLVISGDSKSNVPFLFNISDVQQ
- a CDS encoding putative addiction module antidote, with amino-acid sequence MAMQLKIRKIGNSYGVIFPSEMISRLKVAEGDSVYVTESAEGYNISAFDPDFAETMAAFEETYRQYRNAFKELAK
- a CDS encoding type II toxin-antitoxin system death-on-curing family toxin — its product is MTGRESVWLSEKAIKAIYEILIARTGGTFGVLDPGMLESTLAKPKNLYYYSDRASIFRLAATYGYGFIKNHCFVDGNKRVALAAVAVFLIRNGYRLNASEVEAATFFLNLASRIESQDEGIDRLTEWIEKNSNPIEKSDPNTF